GGGTTCTCGAGCTTAGAGGGGCCATGTATGATGCCACCAACATCCTTGACATATGTCAGCTCAAGGCCATGGAGCGGGGTCTAAGCCATGATGCAGGATGCTTCAACCCGCTGTTGTTCTGCATGCGGAATCCCATCCACGCCCACAAGATTGGCAGCCGAATCAAGAACCTTAACCAGAGGTTAGAAGATATCAAGAAACGTAGCTTGGAGTTCAACTTCATCAACCTCAATTCATATGAGGACCGTAGCAGGAGGGTGGCATCCTCCCGTCCTGGTAGCCGTGAGACATCTAGTGAGGTTGATGAGTCAAGTTTGGTCGGTGAGAATATTGAGGAGGACACAAAAAATTTGGTGGAGATTCTAACAACGGCAGAGCTATCAAAATGCGAGAACAACAACATTTTGGTTTTTGCTATTGTGGGAGTTGGCGGTATTGGTAAAACCACCTTGGCCAAAAAGATATTCAATAATGACATTGTCCGACAagaatttacaaagaaaatatGGTTGAGTGTGAACCGGGATTTCAGTGAGACTGAGCTGCTGAGAAGGGCTATCATTGAAGCTGGGGGTGACCACCAATCTGCTGGAAATACGAGAGGCGCTCTTGAGCGAGCTCTTAAGGAAGCCTTGAATGGGCAGAAGATTTTATTGGTGATGGATGATGTTTGGGAGCATCAAGCATGGGAGGATGTGCTCCAAACTCCCTTGGTCAGTGCTGCACTAGCTCATGGCAGCCGTGTCCTCATCACCACAAGACATGACATGGTCGCAAGAGGGATGCTGGCAACAAAGCCCTACCACTATGTCAATAAACTTAATCCTGAAGATGCATGGTTGTTGCTCAAGAAGAAGGTTCGTAACTCATAAATGAAAAAAACATTATCTTTTAGTTCACTCATCATACAGCTGCATCACACTAATGTACGATGATTCTTAGCTGCACTGATATTAACAGCAGGTGCTAGATCCCTTGTGACCGCATTACTTTTTGTCTGTTGCACATATCGATTTCTACATCAGTAATGTCAAAGATTTAGGTGGTTATCATAGATTAATTTCGTAATGCCAAAGGTGGATAATTATTTTTTAGTGTTATATCCTAGGGTGAAGTTATATCTGATTTACTTTTAGGGAATTAAAACATAGACTAGTattttttctccactgcatccATCTCCACCATAACAACAATATCTTGTTCCTTATCTCTATCTATTCTGCTGTACAAATTAATTAGGGGATTACTTCAGGCTGATAAAGATATGTTATGATGCTATTGTTAATGATGATTAGATCCTGCCGAATGAATGAATGGAtgaatatttattttttagaatGGTTGGGAGTTACTTATGAGGGTTCACTTGAAGCATCTATTAGGCTCCTTTGAAACCTCtatgtgaagccacctaggatccggCCATCAATCGGACAACTATAAGGAAATTTTAGaaatctcacaaaaatcagaaacatccggccatcaatcgGACAACTATAATTATAATGGTGATGGGATCTGtgatcttttctaataaattacgcACCTCTACCATTACAAAAAttgactaaagtaaccccctaaccTTCATGTAAATTAACTACCTAttccattataaaataatgcaaataaccccctaaatttgcatataaattttccAACTATGTCATTATTAAGAGTTAAAGTAAccttaaatctgaatctaaattgtATAATTATAACAAAGTATTAAAGTGCACTAATACAAAATTCTAAAAtactatttctattattattattataatttttatgtaATTATGTGTCAGTATGTATTCATGTATCAACTCAAAAAAATGgttaaattaaatatatatatatatatatcaaatacaTATGAAGGTGTAATGCAAAATGAAATATATtccaactagataatgataaatatttttttaggatatgtgttagaatatttaatagacgAAAGAGGGTGTGgaaatatataattataattattagctataaattTTGCGAAAGGCCGGGCGGCCAGTTGGCTAGCCCGGTCCGGTAGCGTCGCGCCCTAATAGGTCCTGTGTTCGATTCTCATCAGAAGCGAATTTCCGGCTGTTGGGGTAAAAAaacccctcgctgtgctcgccacgaggcttggccctctcgggcatgggccagggttcggtGGTTTTCTCTACCCAGGTAAGCCGGTgtggcttcctcttaatgaaaaaacggTGGGGCCGTTTCCTCCACCGGGTAgagtttttattattattattagctataaatttttttttatataaattctaattagcccgtgtAGGAGAAGAGGTTGATATATATGCTAGTCTAGAACAAATCAGTGCTACTTGCTACTCTATGAAAAGAAGTGCTTGGGCTTATGTCTCTTAATCACCTGGTCTACAAAAGTACTATTAAGTATTTTAAAATAGGGGTAGTACCCATCAGTCACGTCTTAGCTAATTTGAGACTTCCTCCGCCGCTAAAATATGATGTTTAGGTCAAataaattagttttatttttagataaTTAGTTTGTCCGAAATACATTTAAGGATGGAGGTATTATATTATTGTTCACTAATCTTGTAATTATACTTCAATTCGATTGATGCTAGTCAATAATAGTTCTACTTTTGAACTCATATATTATATTTTCATCAAAGACTTGATATACTGGGAATCATGAGTGACGATACAGTTTTGTGGATAGGCTTTTTCGTAATAGCGAAATATAGTTTGCAAACATATAGCAATATACCAAACACTGGCGGATAGTGACATGGACGGAATTTTTAGTAATACGTTTCCTAGCCCGTAGTACATCTAACAATGCCACATAGTAATAGCTATGTGGTGCCATATGATCAAGACACATTATTCATTGGAATAATTAACTGCCACCAAGTTATCTACCATGTTAAATATGTACTTTTGACATAATTAACTGACTTCTACAAGTGTATGGTAAAAACTATGTTATTTTTCCCTTGGAATGAATGTCCTTACCATTTTTTTACTTGTTAACATCTATCTGTACACACAGTCGTAAACTCAGGCTCCATTTGTATTTACTTTGTGATGAAGGAAAATATCATGACGCTCTGCCATAAGTGATATTTTACAAACTACTAATTGGCCTAGCTACTGTGCAGGTAGTTGGAAACGGAAATGATGAAGACCAGATTGAACTGCTCAAGGATATTGGAATGGAAATTATAACAAAATGTGATTATTTACCACTTGCTGTGAAAGTAATGGGAGGTCTCTTACGTCAAAAAACAGCAAGGAGACGGGAGTGGGAAAATGTCCTAAATGACTCGATATGGTCAGTATCCCAAATGCCTGAAGAGCTCAACTATGCAATATATCTTAGCTATGAAGATTTAAGTTCTAGTTTGAAGCCTTGCTTTCTTCACTACTCACTCCTTCCCAAGAGCAGAGGGTTCTTCGCTTATGAGATCATTGGCATGTGGATTA
The genomic region above belongs to Panicum virgatum strain AP13 chromosome 8N, P.virgatum_v5, whole genome shotgun sequence and contains:
- the LOC120685560 gene encoding putative disease resistance protein RGA4, with amino-acid sequence MAGVLDSLASYVQNMLTEMARDEVHMLLGVSGEIEKMDIKLKDLKNFLMDADRRSITNQSVQAWVLELRGAMYDATNILDICQLKAMERGLSHDAGCFNPLLFCMRNPIHAHKIGSRIKNLNQRLEDIKKRSLEFNFINLNSYEDRSRRVASSRPGSRETSSEVDESSLVGENIEEDTKNLVEILTTAELSKCENNNILVFAIVGVGGIGKTTLAKKIFNNDIVRQEFTKKIWLSVNRDFSETELLRRAIIEAGGDHQSAGNTRGALERALKEALNGQKILLVMDDVWEHQAWEDVLQTPLVSAALAHGSRVLITTRHDMVARGMLATKPYHYVNKLNPEDAWLLLKKKVVGNGNDEDQIELLKDIGMEIITKCDYLPLAVKVMGGLLRQKTARRREWENVLNDSIWSVSQMPEELNYAIYLSYEDLSSSLKPCFLHYSLLPKSRGFFAYEIIGMWISEGFVHGTSRDLEEIGKEYYDELIQRNLIEPDISYAEKVVCNMHDVVRSEVHLGR